From Rutidosis leptorrhynchoides isolate AG116_Rl617_1_P2 chromosome 3, CSIRO_AGI_Rlap_v1, whole genome shotgun sequence, a single genomic window includes:
- the LOC139898468 gene encoding sucrose nonfermenting 4-like protein: protein MSGLGMDYSAGTVLTPARFVWPYGGKSVYLSGSFTGWSEHWPMTPVEGCPTVFQTICSLPPGYHQYKFIVDGEWRHDEHQPYVTGNYGIVNTVLLTREPDYNSAVSSPHMTSGSSMDVDNEAFQRVVRVSESTLLEPLPRISEVDLESSRQRVSVFLSTHMVYELLPESGKVIALDVELPVKQAFHILHEQGISTAPLWDFIKGQFVGVLTALDFILIMRELGSHGSNLTEEELETHTISAWKEAKLYLTRQPNERGKLYSKTLVQAGPDENLKDVTIKLLQNRISTVPVTHSASDDGTYPQLLYLASLSEILKLVCRYFRHCASSLPILQLPICSLPLGTWVPKIGGQSSGQPLVILRPNSPLSAVLTLFVQAEVSSIPIVDDNDSLLDVYSRSDITALAKDKIYTHLNLEEMTIHQALQLGQEPYGTTGQRCHMCLRSDSLHKVMERLAKPGVRRVVIVEAGSKRVEGIISLGDIFRFLLS, encoded by the exons ATGTCTGGTTTAGGGATGGATTACAGTGCTGGTACAGTTTTAACACCAGCAAGATTTGTGTGGCCTTATGGTGGAAAAAGTGTATACCTAAGTGGTTCTTTTACAGG GTGGTCCGAACACTGGCCAATGACTCCCGTTGAAGGATGTCCCACTGTGTTTCAGACGATATGCAGCTTACCACCTGGTTATCATCAG TATAAATTTATTGTTGATGGTGAGTGGCGCCATGATGAACATCAACCTTATGTAACCGGTAATTATGGTATTGTCAATACCGTACTTTTAACTAGGGAACCAGACTACAATTCTGCAGTCTCGAGTCCACATATGACTTCTGGTTCAAGCATGGATGTCGATAATGAGGCCTTTCAGCGAGTG GTAAGGGTTTCAGAGAGTACATTGCTTGAGCCGTTGCCAAGGATATCAGAAGTTGACCTGGAGTCATCTCGTCAACGTGTTTCTGTATTCTTGTCTACACATATGGTTTACGAGCTCCTTCCTGAGTCCGGCAAG GTCATTGCTTTAGATGTTGAATTACCTGTAAAGCAAGCATTCCATATCCTTCATGAGCAG GGAATTTCTACGGCTCCTCTTTGGGACTTCATCAAGGGTCAGTTTGTTGGTGTTTTAACTGCATTGGATTTTATTTTGATAATGCGGGAG CTTGGTAGTCATGGTTCGAATCTGACAGAGGAAGAACTTGAGACCCATACGATATCTGCTTGGAAAGAAGCAAAGCTATATTTGACTAGACAACCTAATGAGCGCGGTAAATTATATTCCAAGACACTAGTACAG GCGGGACCAGATGAAAACTTGAAAGATGTGACTATAAAGTTACTGCAGAATCGAATTTCTACAGTTCCAGTCACTCATTCAGCTTCAGACGATGGTACTTATCCACAGTTATTATATCTTGCTTCACTTTCTGAAATTCTAAAAC TTGTTTGCAGATACTTTAGACATTGTGCAAGTTCATTGCCTATATTGCAACTTCCAATCTGTTCCCTCCCTTTGGGTACATGGGTACCCAAAATCGGAGGACAATCTAGTGGACAACCATTAGTCATCTTGAGACCAAACTCTCCTCTTAGTGCAGTACTAACTTTATTTGTGCAAG CCGAAGTTAGCTCAATTCCCATTGTCGACGATAACGACTCATTGTTGGATGTATACTCTCGAAG TGATATCACTGCATTGGCAAAAGACAAAATCTATACACACCTTAACCTTGAAGAAATGACTATTCATCAG GCTTTGCAGCTGGGTCAAGAACCGTATGGGACAACTGGACAAAGATGTCATATGTGCCTACGTTCTGATTCTCTACACAAAGTCATGGAAAGATTAGCAAAACCAG GTGTAAGACGAGTTGTGATTGTGGAGGCGGGAAGCAAGCGTGTAGAAGGTATCATTTCTTTAGGTGACATATTCAGGTTCCTGCTTAGCTAA